TAATTCATAGGTAATCAGATAAAATCATTGTTACTATCGATAACATAAATACCCGTCAATACCAGTAATCTGCTTCAAATAGTGATCATGTCCATTGATGTAAAAATCAACTTTGTTTGCatggaaaaaaaatgtaagattaGAATCAGATGTCAAAAACTTTCTTCAAGAATAGGCTAAATTCCATTTTGGATCCTGAAACTATAGATGCATTCCCGTTTTAACTTTAAATTTCCATTTTGAACACTTCACCCCCTAAAGTACGAAATCCATCCCACTTTAGTTTcctaattaattttaattttgaaaaatttaattaCACTTTAAGGCATGAAATCCATCCATAGAATTGTCAAAATTCATGGAATATTAGACAAGTGATGTTCAATATTTAAGAACTAAAGTAGgatgaatttcattttttatgagGTAAAGTATTCAAAATTAAAGTCTAATGACTAAAGTGGGATGAATTTCGTACTTTAGGAGATAAAGTATCCAAAATTGCAGATGACAGACTAAAGTGGGAGTCTGCCTTAAGTTTAAGgatccaaaatgaaatttaacaGCAGGAATATAACAAGAGATTACAGCAAAAAGGTTGTAAATGGGAGGTATGTGCTATTTCAGCTGAGGAAGAGAAAATGAGCTGTTCAACCGTTGAATCATTAAAACAAAACCATTCAACCAATACATTTCTCAAATTAtactcaaaaattttaaattcgaTCCACTCCTTTCATTAAGTGGCATCAAAAGTGTAAAGTGTTCACTTCGATACAATCGATACTGTTGTGGCCTTTCCTCTATCTTTAATGTGTCATCTCTTTCTTTAATTTGACATATTTTCAGGTTAATGAACACAACTTAATTTTCAGTGGAGATGATAGCAATTTTCAATTATCCACAATTTTTTAACTCCCATGTAATTTCACAAATAGCATTAATATATAGACCAATTTGAATGCATTAGCTtatctcaaaaaaaatattaagcaaaaaaaaaaaaaaaaaaaaagaaatcaaatgggGCTTTTAAGTTCATACATTTCCGAGAAAACATATcaaaaaattttgcatttaGTCGTACTAGATACATCATCTCTCCTCAAAAGTTAACTTAAGTAGCTATATTCTTCAAGTGGacttaatttaaaatttaagtttcttttttggattttgtaTGCGTTTCAATATCTAGTTCTTATTAATACGAAGAAGAGAGATTATATATGGATATCAATCTACAAAATtaccttaatttctcaaaattttcgtTTATACCTGGAGGATTGGCAGTAGAGAATCAACAAGCTCTTTGGTCACTCCATGCATGATGCCCAGCACTTTTGATTGTGTGATGACATGCAACTATTTTCCAGTTTGCTCTCGAGATCCCTTGATGCAAAATCCACTTCCTGTTCAGGAAATGGAGAAACAGAGTAAGATTAATCCAACAGCATCGAATCAAGAATTTAGTTTTAATTAGCATTAATGATATTAAAAACATTTGTCTAACTATTGTGCTTACataaaattttggttaattcattactttaaaaaaaatttgtggtTGCATTACCTTTATCAGGTCTGAAAGATAATTAATTCTTTCTATACAAGATGCCTTTCCAATCATATGAATGATCTCGAGGATTTACAAAATACTCGTCGAGTCTACAAAAATCACGTCTACAAGTTTCTCTACGGTAGCTTCAGAAAGAACAAATTTTAGtatgatttgaaaaaattagTAGCACACATTTcctataaaataaaaataggagTTGCAAGCACCCCTTGCATAGTTTTATAACTTATTAATAATTTCATggttaaatttttgaaattatcttcCACACAACAAACTTTTCTTGTACAAATGTTGATACGATATACTTATATCAAAAGGCAGCAGTGGATTTTGCCTCACCTACATTGAGCATGAAATTTCTGAAGCACAACTATCTTTTATCCTTTTCCGTGAGGACGGGACTGAATTGAGCTTCAACATTACCTCTATAATCATGGTTTCCCAAAACTACACAAAGAAAAACATTAAGAATCAgaatgtatgtatgtatatatatatatatatatatatataggcacACACacgcaaaaagaaagaaaataaaataaatacacaAACAAAACATATTGTCTGTGGGGGTTGGGGaggaatttgaaaaattaggtttttttatttatgggcaaaaaaaaaaagaaatgttcaCACACCCCACATATTTGCGTTCATGATAaactctaaaatcaaaatcactCAATTTGTTATTGAATAGTCAAACAATTAAATTAATGCAATTGATATCTAAATTCAACTAGTGCTATGCTTAAAATTAACGTTAAAAAGTTTATCTGTCTCctccttattttcttgaaatgaatATTATAAGAAAGCccttaaattttgttttattctttctttttctgattACAGTCCAACTTCCAAGATTCAAATTGatcatggacaaaaatatttCGACTGGAAAACAAAGCCTTACAAGTGTAATATGCAGGATCATCCACGCCTTTTAATCCATCTTCGTAGAAATTGTCTCCAGTTGAGATCACGGCTAGAATCTATGTCTAGCTTCTCCCCTATTATCCCCATCTATGATTACCAAATCATTAGCAGAAGCTTTGCTGATCAAGTAAGTCATCAAGCAAGCTTTTTGTGTTACAGGGTTTTATTTTTGGGCATGTTTAGTACTTTTTAGATTAATTTTTCAGATTTATATTATTTCTTATTCAGATATGTTGGATTTGTCGCTGATGTAACTTGTGCCCATAATCCAGATTTAACGAAATTATGATGTTTTATAAGCTAGATCATCCACATGCAAGTAAGTACTGAAATTAATTATTTATGTTTCCATGCAACTAAACGTGTgcaaaaatatttgaaaatcgAAATCTCAAATGATCAATCCATATCCAATTTTACTCTATCATAGCCTACGAAATAAAAAACATATgttgaaagggaaaaaaaattactcTATGAATTAgtctttattttgtttaaatgtCTTAGTGGAGCAAAGAATTTTTTGGGTCAATAGCTTGTTAATAGGGTATACCTACTTTTCAAGTAAATTGTGACCTATACGCATCTTTACAAACCTCTAATGCTCAAGTCCGAATATTGtgtcgggccccgtaaggattgacccggacacccctgtgtcgaaaaaaaaaaaatccgaatATTGTGTGGTCCGATCCATCTAGAAAAATGCTCTATTGACATTTTTTCCAAAGACAAGAAAAACAGAATTTATTCCTTTATTCCACTCCAACAAAAACTACGATGGATGACTTGAATTATGTTATTATGCAAAAAATTTATTCCTATTTATTTTGCCCCAAAAAATTATTCCTATTTATTTTAACATTGAAATTTTACTTTTATCAAATTGATTAAGATGAAACATTTATTGGATTTAAAAAGTCACCTGCACATGATTAAAGGATCCAGAATCTCAAAGCTATGATTCTTCATTTACTCAAAGCGGTAAAATATCTAAAATCTTGCTAAGAAATAGACCCTTTCAAtttacaaatttttttcaacATTGCCTCTTCAAAAAAGGTCCCTGCAAGGCCTATATATATAGGCCTTGCAGGGACACTTTTTTgaagagatatatatatatatatatatatgtatatatattgttttaTTTATGGCAACTATAACAAAAAGAAAGTCCTGGTTGTTTTTGTTACGACTTTGAGTATAAATCATATCTccaaaaagaagagaaaggccACAAAGAAAATAGCATCCTACTTCATCATTTCACCAAGTCGAAAGTTACCTTTGCTgacaatttttttgtttatttctatGGTTTCTCTACATTTTGAAACATGAAATACTACAGGCTCATGCTGCAGCCATATGCATACATTTTTTTAACGACTAAAATTCTTTTGTAAACGATGATAAACCTACGTGAAAAATGTTTTCGTTCACCGATTAAATTTTAGAGGGGTACAAAAATGGGAATGGTAAACAGTATTTCGATTCCAAAATATGTGAAGATTTCTGAATGCACAGACAAGTTCTATCTTGGGATAGCCCTATCTTCAAAAGAGCTAGAAAACTTCCTGTGATTTTTCAGCATTTTAACGACAATAAGATTGataaagaaaaattagcatACAAACCTGAAATGCAACCTCTGATTTGTTGTATGATCCTTTTCTTCCCCAGTCTCCAACGAGAAGAAAGCTGAGGGAACCATCAGCCTTTGGAGGGTGGTTTAAGCGTGGAAGCTCAGCAGCAGAAAGATGGAATCCTAAACTAAAAGTCCAAAGATACAAGACTCATCTGACTGAAGCAGGCAGGATGACAGTTTCTCTTTCGAAGGAAGTTTGGCAAAGAAACCGAAAAAGTTTTGCAGCCTTTTGGCTTCTGAAGATAGCATTTGTCTATTGTTTGGTATGCTGTAATtctgtgagataaaaaaaaaaaatgatatgcTGCAGCGTGCAATTGAATACATATTTAGAGAAAACTATATTTCAAAGGGTTCTGGCATTGCATGAAGAACAGAGGAATGACAAACGCATAGCCCCTGATATTCAAGTTTACATGTTATGATTTATAGTTACATTTTTATCTTTATTCTTTATAAGAAACTGAAAATTCACTAATACATGACCATTTTAGCAAAGATTTCAAGGTCCAAAAACTTGCTGTCCAATGGGACCTTTTCTTGCTGGAAGTTTAACCCTGTTAAAAACACAAACTAGTACCAAGGCCAACCATAAAGGCAGAATGCAGCCCATATTCATAGGCATGTGCTCCCTTATCGGTCGCCTCTAGATCAACTGGTGTAAAATTTTACTGACAGAATGAACGTTTCAGAGTGTTTCAGCAGAATCACCCACAGGACAAGAAAAGATGGATCCATGCTTTCTCCAGAGTGGAAAGCTCGTAACCATTTCTTTATGCAAATTACAAGAATAAGCTTCCCACTCAACAACAGCAGCAGAAAAACTACCCCAGTCAAATAGATATTGCACTTTCTTTCCACAATTCAGGTCTTTGTTAAAGGTCTCTGCCTGTTGAAGATCTTGCAGAACCACTGATTTGAGACAATTAATATCCTCCTGTTGTGCTTGGGAGAGTGGTTTAATGTCCATTGAGACTTCTTTGACTTCTGTTGCCTTCAAAGTCGACCACTTCCAAGAGTAAAACTGCACCACCTGTTAGTTAAACAATGGAACAGAAACTCATTCTTGAATCCGTCGACTTAAAGTAATATGGCTAAAGAGAGTACcgtaagaaaagaagaaataaccATAAGTTACAAtaactattaaaataaaaaatcttgATTTACAGATACAAAGTAGCCCGAAAGTAGCTGCAGAACTATGATACTGGCAGGAGTCAGGTATTAGAAATCTCACTTTGATATTCTAAAGCAATCTTGCATTAAGATATAGCTTTCTAAATTTTGAACTCATTTTATCTTGgcataaaaaaattaaacctTTAGCTACAGTGGAAACTTTACAGAATTGATCCATTTAAGGTTCCATCAAACCTTGGCTGAAACTATACATAACAGCTTTCAAGAAGAATACACGAGAAACTTCAATGAACTCTACCCATGGTGATAATTCAACCCAAACTCGTTGCAGAAGAAGTAATGAAAGAAGTTCATATGCACTTGTGATTTGGCGTATAAGACAAAATTTCCTTCAATATGTGAGTCTGCCTAACTATGACACGTCCTGTATTGGATAGCTATGAAGCTGAGTCCACTTTCGTTCAAATTGAAAACCAGGTAGAACAATGAAAATAGACTTGTCAATGACTTACTAGACTTGAATTAATCCATAGCAACAACTTCCCATTATGTAGAATTTATGATCAACACGAGTAATTCCACAGCAAATAAAAACAAGTTCATTTCTGAAGAAAAGGTACCTGAAGGACATGCATTACGTTGACAAACTCCCTGTCAAACAACTCAACTCCCCTCGCTATTTGTAATGACCCCATCAGCAACTCTAGCAAGTTGTATGATGAATTCAATGCTGAAGGACATATCTTCTCATAAGGAGAATAAAGATCCAATCCAAGCATATGCAATCTTGCACAACGTATGTCGAATCCAGATTGAAACTTCAAAGCTTCATCAGGAggaaaccagtacatgttattGGATGCTGGCTGAGGTAAATATGAGTTGAGCGAATTTTGTGACAGAAATGAAATCAGTTTTGCATCCTCATCATGAGATGCATCCCGACTGAACCACAGGGTAAGGGTGATCCTTTCTCCTTCAATTatctgataaaaaaaataaatgcccagagagagagagaggaggaggaggaggaggaggaggagaagaaaacaGAATTCAGCAAATACATGAAGCAAAATTCTTCAGTGATGCAGGAATATTTGTTATGGACAAGACTGTCAAGGATATAATACAGGACAGTCCAATATACATCCACTAATCGCTAATTTGACACAAAACTACAGTTTCTCCTTGAAGGAATGGCATCTTTCTGCTGCTCTTTTATCCTTGTCAAATTAAGGCAGTCTAACTTAAATCCAACAACAATTTCTGTTGTATGAATAATCAACAACTCCATCCAGagtattaagaaaaaaatatacatattgGGAGGTACTAAAGATACGTAATCCAGAAGAGCATATCCACTCTATATACATGTATTTGAAGAGTTTTTAGATCAACTAGCTGTGCCAAATATCAGATCTAAGCATTTagatttcatgtaacattctcCAAATTTAGGAAGAAGATGTATATGGTATTTTAAATCATGATCTTATGCGATAATCTACTTCATCttggaatttgaatttcaaaccTAAGTCTGTTCTTCAGAAGAGGGGACAAAAGCAAGTCTCCTTTCTACCTTCTCCTGATAGAAGTTTAGGGTTTGTCATAAATCAACCCTCTTCCTGACCTTGACTCTTGGTTTTACTAGGAAACCTAGGTTTATATCATAAATTGGAGTATCATTGCCCAACTTTAGAATTCCTCCTGCAGCAGCCTATCTACTGGATTGACATACATTGATTAAATTAGAAAGGTACAACTTAGAAATCCTGGCTAGACATAATAATCATCTGAGCATAAAGACAGAGAAAGATAATATCTATAAAGAAACTACCTCATCAACAGAATGTATGTTTCTGTTGTCTGCTGTGTACATCACAGCATCCTGAAAAGATGCAGTAGTGGTTAATCAGTGCAAGAAAGTCATAAATCATCAGTATAATAAAAGTATAGCTCTCCATTTAAGAGTTTACATGCTCAGGCAATGGCAATAAGCTCGAGCTAAGATTCTCATTTTAACTAAACTACAAGagttttcaatttcttgtttacATAGCCTCAATATTACAAGAAAATTACAGATCATGGGGCTTCATGTTTACTTTTTAGTTTTCACTTAGTTATACTCTATTCATTTCGTAGCAATTGATTTAGAATATAATGGTACAACTAGAACTAAAATGATTATGACTGCATTTTCTTTCAATATGTATTTGAATCTGTAAGTTCTAAAGAAATAACCACAGAGTTTGCATCTGCATATCTGGCAAAGCTGCTGACTTCATTTCAATCAACACTATTTTTCATTTACATGGAAAAGTAGCATCTAAGCAGAATACTTACTCCAGCCATGGGCTCAATTGTGGATGGTTCCCCATCCTGGAAGTGAAAGAGTCCTCCTCTAAAATCCTCATTGTAACTATTCAAATAACACACTGCCTTCAGCACAGGGGTACAACAAAATCAGAAATTCGAAACAGGAAAGTAATGCAGTTAAAAATGGATTTTTCAATCAGAGATGAGCAATGAAAGTTGCCAACATCAAGTTTTTTCCTTTGGTAAAGTATAGATATTACTTAACACTTGGCAATAA
This portion of the Coffea eugenioides isolate CCC68of chromosome 11, Ceug_1.0, whole genome shotgun sequence genome encodes:
- the LOC113753641 gene encoding uncharacterized protein LOC113753641 produces the protein MAKETEEHPRLILHNFLSPGLCKELEFIHKSNCTVGYRPNVFSTTLSHLIATNCAHLIMPFVPVREKLRETVEEYFGCQYELVIEFTGLISWTKGANIGWHSDDNRLYLKQRDFAAVCYLNSYNEDFRGGLFHFQDGEPSTIEPMAGDAVMYTADNRNIHSVDEIIEGERITLTLWFSRDASHDEDAKLISFLSQNSLNSYLPQPASNNMYWFPPDEALKFQSGFDIRCARLHMLGLDLYSPYEKICPSALNSSYNLLELLMGSLQIARGVELFDREFVNVMHVLQVVQFYSWKWSTLKATEVKEVSMDIKPLSQAQQEDINCLKSVVLQDLQQAETFNKDLNCGKKVQYLFDWGSFSAAVVEWEAYSCNLHKEMVTSFPLWRKHGSIFSCPVGDSAETL